The region TAAGTAGCAAAGTTCAaacctcaaaaaaaaaaaagtagcaAAGTTCAAAAGAACGTTAATTTGCAAAACATGTGCATATATGGAATATTTATTggcataataaaattatatactaTCATATTATCATTCAAACACCatcaatattaataattatataaataattaaattaaaaaaaatacaagagtCAAACTTTTAAGATAATTTACGACATCATATTTTTCACCGCTTCTCCTCTATCACCATTTATGATCCTCCTTCCAGTGGCGAAGCCACGTTAAGCATCTGACCACCTCTTACAAAAATCATTacactaaaattttatattgattaggttaatatatatttattatattttttgtaatacAAGCtgacctttttatttttttattttatactaaactataaaatatgactccctttaaaataatttatggcTTCACCTCTGCCTTCTTTTATTGTTGCTTTTTTTGGAAGAGTAGAGGGAAAACAACGGAGGAAATAGAACTGCAAAATACTTTTacaatttaatcattttttgtCATTGCAATCCGTGTTTCACTTCATTGGAAGAGTGGAGGGACAACAATGGTAcgagtaaattaattttataacattaagCGATGATTTAAAATTAAGGGTTAAACTGTTTCTCATTGTATAATGTAGGGGTATATTTACCCTTTTTCCCAAATTGAATAATGAAAGGTCTGATTTCGTGAAGGAAAGGCAAACTGaagtaaaatcaaaaataaaccTCGCAAGCAATCCaaagaaaagagagagaaaaaaagagagtaGGTAGTGCGTTGCTTTCATAAAGCGCATCATAGCCTTTGCCCAATCTTTTctgcttttattatttttttctgcaTCAGTCCTATCActtctttataattaaattggCCCCACATTCTCTTATTACTTTTATAACCGACCCCACCCACTTCATCCATTTGATTATtgctttgataatttaattattttaatttacatagaaataaaagaagaataaaataattgctAAAATACCCCACGATAATCATTGtatcagttttaattttaatttttctattaaaaagaaCTGTGTACTGACTGACCCATATAAAACAATGTGCTTAAAAATGCCAGCATTTCAGTCTATTTTTGTTAAGGCTTCTCTTACAAATTTGCAATGATGCTTTGGTACTCATTTTCTATAAACTTAACTTATAGGTCTAGGCTAGGCAATCTTGATTAGGGCAACATGTTGGATTTATGATCTAATTCaattttagtattaaatagaaTATGGATTACAACTTATACTAATTTTTagaatgaatttttaattttcaaaaataatattcttttgGAATTGTTCCCTATCCATCTGTTAAATATTTGTTGTTACTTGAATCTGATTATAATATGAATTCAATTCATATTGATTTACTATTgggtaattttattttgtaggaGCATTTCTTTTCGAATTTAAGATGTATGTGCgtttatatttatagtttttcaTCCTTTTTTATAATCTATTGACCAATTGTAGTTAAcgaatttaaatttgaagatATTTTATTGAAAGCATATCATATTAGTTGTcatttctaatttaaattttagttttgttaAAGTTACTAAGTGGGTATTTAACTCATTACATTCTGATAatatatagtttaaatttttaaaatgtcttTTGGAGGTGATTAGTGAACGTAGATATTTTAGAGCAAGTATGaacttatttcaaaataaatagttataGTTAAAATGgtataaattttgaattaattttattaaggtTGTGGATTTGATTCTTCTTACAAGCACTCtttcttataattaaaaaaaaaacttatatgtGAGCAATTTCTATAGCTGAAGATTTATGACAAGATGGTtcatattttgtttgttttgcagaattaactttttattaacttctaactaaaatatttataatataaatactttatttgtcaattttattctttaataaatttgtgttgctaattattcttttatattttaaagatattttcaaaataaaattttatatttataattacatatttatgaaatgaactaaataaaatttaagcaGTAAAATATTCCAAtgttgataattttataaattaacaaccaaaacttaatgaAACTTACCATGATCACATTTTACTCATTGATCTAACTTTACAATAAAAAACGATGTTGAAAAAAGCTAATAAAGTAAAAGTTCATCCTTATTGTATTTCCACATGATTCGTGCTATAGAGTCCAGAGTTTAATATaggttaatcaccaaaaaagtCCCACTTTTTATCCCCTTTTCAAatataccctgacgttgcaatttttttAGTTGCATCCTAATTCATATCTTTGGTTTTCAAATCCACTCTCAAGTATTAAATTAAACTCTTCtctatttgaaataatttaaaataagtcatccatttttaactttgtgtgcggaaaaaagttcaaacaagtactttataagagtttttatgaatttttcccgagtgaaaaagagtccaatttaattttgagggtggaattgaaatccaaaggtgtgaattagggtgcagatgacaaaattgcaacgtcatggtgcaactgaaaagggttAAAAGGTGGAgggttttttggtgattaacctTTAATATATGATGTCTCCCATAACCAGCTCCGGAATCATAATTTCTTTTCCATCCGAGCTTAATCTTTAATTCATTTTCGACCttttaaatggtataagcgctcgGCAGAAAATGTAAAgatcgtgggttcaaatcccccacaagcgctccccctccctaattatcaaaaaaaaaagtcgggacatgatttgtttttaattcaatattttgttttttggaAATTTCTATGAAGCAATTGCTATTAGCATAATGaccaaaattaatcaaaattatcatAACAAAAATAATCTAATGGTAAAACTATTAGAATTCTAATTGAGAAATTTAGTTTTCATTCTTCATTTCTCATTGCAATAGAAAAAAAAGTCTACATTATCTGAGTATGGTCAAGCAAGAGATCATTACTGTGGTCAAAAACAATATCCTCTATGACATTCAAAAATCCATATGTTTTATCTCACACGTGTGATAGTATCTTCCTAGTTTATACCTTATCTTATTCCTATCCTACCCCCTCGGTCAAAATTACACAAAAACGATATACACTATACTAAAATTACAAATTGTGTGACCCATTAAATGATTTCACGAGCCAAAGTTTTTTTGAGGTAAAAGAGGATTCTTTTTCAGTCttctaaaagaaattaaattttaaaaaaaataaacagcaTATCACGCCGTTCAAGTGTACGTTTTCAGCCTCCTACCACTCACGGCGTTCGAGACGGCACGAGTCACTGCCGTCGTTTACATCTCTGCCCCCTCCTCTTTTTCTAATTTCTATAATTAAACAGTTTTTAAACTAAatgattaaattaagaagaaaaagTGACTGTCCTAAAAAGTTGagcaaataagaaaataaagtttCATATTCCTAATTTCCTATGTTCCCCTCTGCAGAAACAATGCTACATATTCTTTTCTTAGAAAActaactgaattttttttatttttcctctTTCACTGtacaaataaacaaaagaaatcAGATTTTCTCAGGTGTATCTTCCAATTTATGTTCATAATATTAGCAAAATTGTAATAACATAAGTTTGTTTTTCACAATCTACGCCAATTGCAAAAGCTTGATTAgaaataaattaatctaaagaaaaaaaactgcTATTAAAGTCTTACCATTATCtcattataatatttttttaggatatataaaatattttcattttttcatttttttacccagaaaattaaaaaaaaagtccaAAATTTTTTATGGTTTCTCTTTAAGCAGAGAAGCTAATCCAGTCACCATTTTCGTTCCTCTACCTACACTCTTCGGTTTCAGCGCCGGCGGCTGCCAAGTCACCTTCTCATCTTTTACTTTCCCGTCAACATCCTCCTCATCCAAAATTGTGACTTTTAACGACGAAGAACATGTCGAATTGGCATCCACCGGCGGCTCCGGCGCCGGCGACATTTTGTCACCAAAAATCAGCTCAAATTCGCCACAATCATCGCTTCCAGCTGAATACTCATCATCTTTCACGTTTTCCGGTATCAAAACGGTGTCATTCAATCTGGTGAAAGGAGATAGCCATTTAGCACGCATATACTCAGCTCTTCTCCACGGAGGAAAATGCATTCCTTTCTTCTTCAAACTCTGTTTAGCCGCCTCCGATACAATTGACACAATCTGACCTAACCGATCCGATTTTCCGATGAAAATGTACGGTAAAGCTTGTAGAATAGCTTTATAAGCACCAGTTGATCGAGCCACTTCAAACTCCGATCTGAAGTCAACGTCGATCAGAATTCTCTCGCCGTCAATTATCACATCTACATACTCATATTCCCCTGTAAAAAGCATCACCAAAactcatttcaattttttttaaaagtttgttgtCCTCGACCAGTAAAAATAAGTTAATCTCGCGAGTTTATTATTACCTGCAGGGTGTGAAGCTGACTTATCCCATTTAGATTTACAAATTGACGAATTATAGCTCAGAGATGACAATCCATCGGCtacaatttttcttaaatcgtcTTTTTGTTTgcagtttttatttttctccaCGATCGTTGCAGTATCAGCTAACAGGTTGCGTTCGGCAACACTAGCGCACAGAATTAAGCTCTGTTTATCAACAAATTACACAGACGTAAATTTAAATTGGAGGAGCTAAAATTTGTACTGcaagaaattattttataatactttGTTACTTACCCTAAGAATATCAGAGGCGTCGCCAAATGATCCGTTGTTAATTGACTCACCAAAACAATTGCCGAACACGTCAAATTCATCATCGGAGCTGTCGTTGTTTTTCCCGTTAAAGCAATTACATCGGTGTTTGCCACCGCCGCTGCGAAATGGTTTCTCGTTACACTCCTCGATGTAATTCTGCACCATCTTGTCGAGACAAACGGAGCTAGGCTCAAACTCAGTACCTCCTCCATGTGGAACCACCACTTCACCACCGCCAACATTAGGTTTTTCCGATGAAATTCTGAACTGACGGTCAAATAATCTCTTGAGACGCGATTTTAAAACCGGCTTAGACGGTTCAGCTCTCACCGGATTCTGGAAGTCAACATCAATAACCGGTTGGATCTTCATAGGAAAATGCACACCAACACTAAACGAGAGAGTTATTGACTGCTAGTTACAGGTCAAAACGATGCCGTGTCAGTCAGGCTCCAAATTTTCAGAGCTATATCTAATAGTCTGCACAGACTCATAGACTTACACAGTGACTAATCAATGACGATCTCTACCAGTCATTTCGAATTTTTTTCACAAACCGCATGCAAATTTAACTCTGCTTCAAATTAAATACAATTCTAATACTCAAAATTTATAATCTATAGACAAAACTTTTTTCTCTCTATAAGCAAAAATCCGGTACCTAGAATTAGAAGAAAAGAATGGAATCTTTTCGTTTTCAGCTTAGGATAAATTCGTAGAAGACGTGGCGAGGATGATCGGAAGCACGGACATTGCGTGTAGAAACAGAAAATGTAGTCGCCGGAGTTTTCATTTTCCGGCGAGATTTTAATCGCCGGTTggtaattaaaaaagaaaaggagataaaattatttatctgGGAAGGTTTGGTGTTATTTGGGTAGAGAGTGGAGGAGAGAGAGCGTTGAAGTTGGAAATGGATGGGGTTGAGGTTTTTATAGGGAAACGGCGTCTGATAAAAATTGCTGACTAAGCAATTACTCTGCCACGTAATATTCCGACGTGGCCGTTTTGATCCCCATCTTGAGGTTAGCTGACATGGCAATAGTGTGCAGTAGCATACTATAGTGGCACTAGCACGCAGGCAGTTTTTTCTATGACATTGATGGCACGTGCCGGTAAATGAAATCGTGGGCAATCATGATTGGCCTTGGTTAATTGGAATTAAATTACGATTGTGTCCTTCCATTATGGCGCAGAGGTTACGGGAATACGTGAAGAGGGCAGATTCGAAATTTGAAAGAAAGTGGAGGGGAGATATAGTAAGTTAAAGAGTGAAAGTGCGGTGTTGGTTTTTATGTTCCTTTTAAGAGGTGGAAGCCTTACATTTTGTGACACGTATCATATAGGTTAAAAATTGCAGTATCAGTTACGTTTCTGCTTtcgatttttttcttttattaaaaaattaatcttatcagtatttttctttctttaatatTTAACTAGCATACTATCCGCGCGATGCAGCGGATTTATAATTgacattattataattaaaatttattagtacttttattgttaaattaaaataatatttgtattattaaggcttattagtttatatttttgatagaaAGTCTAATAGATTTTTTAGGTTAAAGAatgtaattattaataaaaaaagattctATAAAATGTAATGCCAATTTTATCAGTATCATCCTTCATAATTATTTGCTTTCCTTAAAATTTGTGAatgtagaaaataaaatatgtaaaattaatgACAATTTTATAGAAAGAAGGCACAACCTATTTTTAGGTCTctgatctattttattttttattaatctttatatttttatatttttattctcgtCAACACCTTAtgtaaattttgttatttatttatggcttaatttcttaaaaaatccacaccttgcactttttcttcgtttataccttgaccttataaaaacacaatttgtacccaattttgagtttttatgtttcatctctacccaaaagcattaaattgtactcttttcatttgaaaaagagtttaaaaaatacttttttctattttaaaaaatacaaaaaaatctttaaacttaaaaaataatcaaatacatccaaataattaattaatttttttaattttataaaattatttttaatttttttgtcggaaatattttttaaaaaattttaaaattattattattatttttaattttttgaagaaaatggtatttttatactattaataacattaatatctaattagtaaataatttaaaaatgaaggattgttttaaactttttttcaaatgaaaagagaacaatttaatgcttttgggtagggatgaaacataaaaactcaaaattgggtacaaatggtgtttttataaggtcagggtataaacgaaaataaaatataaagtggggttttttttaagaaattaagtcTTTATTTAATCAtgtttaaagtttattttttgtttacttAGTCCAATAGAAAATAAAAGCATAGCGAAATTTGATTGTAGAGGAAcgaagtaaatattttttttagaaaaa is a window of Mercurialis annua linkage group LG2, ddMerAnnu1.2, whole genome shotgun sequence DNA encoding:
- the LOC126669171 gene encoding uncharacterized protein LOC126669171 — translated: MKIQPVIDVDFQNPVRAEPSKPVLKSRLKRLFDRQFRISSEKPNVGGGEVVVPHGGGTEFEPSSVCLDKMVQNYIEECNEKPFRSGGGKHRCNCFNGKNNDSSDDEFDVFGNCFGESINNGSFGDASDILRSLILCASVAERNLLADTATIVEKNKNCKQKDDLRKIVADGLSSLSYNSSICKSKWDKSASHPAGEYEYVDVIIDGERILIDVDFRSEFEVARSTGAYKAILQALPYIFIGKSDRLGQIVSIVSEAAKQSLKKKGMHFPPWRRAEYMRAKWLSPFTRLNDTVLIPENVKDDEYSAGSDDCGEFELIFGDKMSPAPEPPVDANSTCSSSLKVTILDEEDVDGKVKDEKVTWQPPALKPKSVGRGTKMVTGLASLLKEKP